A DNA window from Lepidochelys kempii isolate rLepKem1 chromosome 9, rLepKem1.hap2, whole genome shotgun sequence contains the following coding sequences:
- the PFN2 gene encoding profilin-2, which produces MAGWQSYVDNLMCDGCCQEAAIVGYCDAKYVWAATAGGIFQNITPIEIDMIVGKDREGFFTNGLTLGAKKCSVIRDSLYVDSECTMDIRTKSYGGEPTYNVAVGRAGRVLVFVMGKEGVHGGGLNKKAYSMAKYLRDSGF; this is translated from the exons ATGGCCGGCTGGCAGAGCTACGTGGACAACCTGATGTGCGATGGCTGCTGCCAGGAGGCCGCCATCGTCGGCTACTGCGACGCCAAGTACGTCTGGGCCGCCACGGCCGGGGGCATCTTCCAGAACATCACG CCCATAGAAATAGATATGATTGTAGGAAAAGACCGAGAGGGTTTCTTCACCAATGGTCTGACTCTTGGTGCAAAGAAGTGCTCTGTGATCAGAGATAGCCTGTATGTTGATAGTGAGTGCACAATGGACATCAGGACAAAGAGTTATGGTGGCGAGCCAACATACAATGTTGCTGTAGGCAGAGCTGGTCGAG tcTTGGTCTTTGTAATGGGCAAAGAAGGGGTCCATGGAGGCGGATTGAACAAGAAGGCATACTCAATGGCAAAATACTTGAGAGACTCTGGGTTCTAG